A stretch of Phoenix dactylifera cultivar Barhee BC4 chromosome 16, palm_55x_up_171113_PBpolish2nd_filt_p, whole genome shotgun sequence DNA encodes these proteins:
- the LOC120104044 gene encoding uncharacterized protein LOC120104044, translated as MSVEDYEAEFDRLSRFAPSLVQDPVARMSRFEEGLRPHLRRGLAAVHWTDYDDLVDRAKNMEIIWKETQEAHKGRLKRARDSDSDSERHVRRPVQIRHGAGQRAPPGRTAPEHRVISGACYFCSQIGHKAIDCPRRRPRVGACYRCGQQGHKMAQCPQTQSRTIVCYGCGQPGHRISSCPRAGSVQRPPSARAPQRQIPPDPAQISQPAAPRQQTGGGSRTQGRVYALTQQDAQASNTAVTGDD; from the coding sequence ATGTCAGTTGAGGATTACGAGGCAGAGTTCGATAGACTGTCTCGTTTTGCACCCTCCCTCGTCCAGGACCCTGTAGCTAGGATGAGTAGATTTGAGGAGGGATTGAGACCCCACCTGCGTCGAGGCTTGGCTGCTGTCCATTGGACCGACTATGATGATCTTGTAGACAGAGCGAAGAATATGGAGATTATCTGGAAAGAGACGCAGGAAGCACATAAAGGGAGGCTGAAGAGGGCCAGAGATTCTGATTCGGATAGTGAGCGGCATGTACGCCGACCCGTGCAGATCCGTCACGGAGCAGGACAGCGAGCTCCACCTGGGAGGACTGCACCAGAGCACCGGGTGATATCAGGAGCCTGTTATTTTTGCAGTCAGATTGGACACAAGGCCATTGATTGTCCCCGGAGACGGCCCAGGGTTGGAGCATGTTACAGATGTGGCCAACAGGGCCACAAGATGGCTCAGTGTCCTCAGACCCAGTCTAGGACTATTGTCTGTTATGGGTGTGGTCAGCCGGGCCACAGGATTTCTAGTTGTCCCCGGGCCGGATCTGTGCAGAGGCCACCGAGCGCTAGGGCTCCTCAGCGACAGattccccctgatccagcacagaTTTCTCAGCCAGCCGCTCCCAGACAGCAGACAGGAGGAGGGTCTCGCACCCAGGGACGGGTATATGCACTGACacagcaggatgctcaggcatccaacacgGCAGTGACAG